The Mycosarcoma maydis chromosome 13, whole genome shotgun sequence region CCATGTACAGGAAAGCGCGCTCTCAAGTACGCAGTCACCGCTGTAGCGAATTTTGGCTCATTTAGGACCTGTTTGAAGGAAGTGAGTCGCTGGTTCCGGGCCAGGTGACCAGCCTGGCGGAGGGACTCCTCAAGTCTCCCTCGGGGGAGTGCTAGGTTGCGGCAGAGAAGAAGGTGGAGGCGGTCCTCCCGAGAACCGCATCGGTCACATTTGTCAGTCTTGCCTGGGaccttgcgcttcttgaggTAAGAATTTGTGCTCGCGTGTCCGGTTCTGATCTGGGCCAGGATGGAAACCTGATCCCTGGGGAGATGTTTGGATAGCTTGACAGTCTCGCCCACTCTCAAGGTATTGATAGCCTTGAGCTCTGAGCCCCGGGCGGTTGATTCCCAAGCCTTGGTCCAGGCCTGCATTGTCCTCTGGAGGAGAGCGTGCCTGACGGCAGCTTCCTCTCGGTGGTCCGCCGGAAGTCTGGTTGCATCATCGGCAGCTCCTTGGGCAAGGGTGTCCGCTCTTTCGTTTTCCGGTATATCTCGGTGGCCAGGGATCCAGACCACGGTGACACGCGAAACGAGACGCTCTGCATCCCAAATTGGTAGGGATACACAATTGCATACAGAAAACGTTTGTGGATTGACGAGTCAGACTAAACGTGCATTGTCAGCAACTGACCCCCATGGAATAGAGCTCCCGGCGATCGAAGACCACGTTCGTCGACTGGTCACGCCATGACGCAGCTTCAGTGTGGAGGAAAGTGAGGGCCAACGACCAGAAGAGCATGGAGTGCACAAATCCTGATGTCATGTTGATCCAGGACATAATTAATTGGTGCAAGTAAGGGTAGAGCGAGGGATGCGCGTACTAGACACAAGAACGCCTGCAACTGTTGAGATTGCCGCGGTGAAGATAAAGACAAGCTCGGGTATGTGAGCGTGTAGGCCAGCTCCGTAGATCCAGGAGGTCATCACGGGGCAAATCGTGCACATGACGCTGTTCAGGAATGACAATGCTGCAGAAAGATCCTCTGTCTCGGTGCCCTCAGGGACCAACATCGACGCAAGTGAGGCTATTGTGGACTCTGATGGACAGGACATGCTATAGAAAGCCAAGCCGAGACAGAACAGGGGAAAATTGCCGGCAGCTCCGGCTGCCGCGAGGACGAGCCAGCCTGCAGCATCGAGAAGGAGCGCACCAACAGAAAGGAcacgctcagcagcagcaggtcCACCTGTGACTACTTGCTCGTTGACTGGtccgtcatcctcgtcgagacgcAAGGGGCGCGTCGGTTCAAAATATTGACGTGATCGCTTTGCGAGTAGAGGAAAAGCAAGGGCCAGCCAGAAGGTCCCAAAGCCATTAAGCCAGCCTAGCATTAAACTGAGCTCTTTTGCATGCAATTCAAAGCGAGACGGACAGTACACTAGGAGCGTGTTGGTCGCAATTCCAATCTGGTTCGTCAACATGTACGCAGTGATGACCCGACTTAGACTCCAATCTGATTTTCTTGTGGCCGGATTCTGGATTGGTCGTGCGAGGAGACGTAAGGGATGAAGGGCGTTTATGAAGCCGCGTCTGAGCTTGCTCAAACTGCCTGTGTTCTCAGGCGCGGAGGTAAGAGCATCCGCAACTGCTTCGTCTGTGGCCGCATCAGGTAGTGTTGGAGAGGTAAAGACTTTCTCTGCGAGCGAGGGTATCTTGAAGCAAGCCAAAATAGAAGAGATTGAGATCGCGGCTCCAAGTTTCAAGGGTAGTGCATCGATCAAAAGGTCCGAATGTGTGTCGAGCGGAAGGGTTTGCAGCAAGAGAGCGGCACCAACCGAGCcgatgagcttgttggcAGACAGCCTTGCCAGCCATGTAGATCTTGACGATGGAGGCACTGAATCGATCACAATGGCACGTGAGGCGATTTCAAAAAGCATGTCTGGACATCCAAGTGCGCCAGAAATAAGAGACTCTGCCACCATCATGCGAAGACCTGCCTTAGGTGTTATCTGCCAGTTGGGAAGGAACCACGGCCTTGGGATTTCTCGTGTGTGCCCTGCAACCAGGACTGGGAAATAGAGATGCAGCGTGAGAAGCACCGTACCCAAAGTCACATAACCTCTGTAGCCAAGCCGTTTGATGAGGGGTGGCGAGAGAACAAGCGCGAAGAAGCAGGACGCTAGATTGCTAACGCTGACAATGTACGCAAGCACACTGGAGGTACGAGCATCTACATCTGCCAGGCGACAGTCAACGAGAACTGAAGATGATGAAGGCTGCAAGCCATAATGTTCGGCGCAAGCAAGGCTGTGAACAAGGCCGACCTTGGAGGTCGTTCCGATGCTGCGAGCAAATACAACAACCAAGTAGACAGCGAAAAGACTCATCAGCGCTGTCTTGGCTCGTTGCCTGAGGTCTGTTGGCGATTCATTGTGGCTTGCAAAGCTCCTTACGTCATTTTGAGCGTCGTGATGGAGCAGAAACGTCTCCTCTGTGGGTGAGGTCAACACCATGTTAGATGAAGGTGTGATAGACCATCCAAGTATTGCAGTAGATGGACGAAAGAAGCACGGATACAGGAGCAAGCGAGGCCCTTGCATCGTTCGGATTGACAAGAGGTGCGAGCACTGTGAGACATCCAGGAAAGAAATGGAGGTGCCtgacgagcaagaaacTAACTTGTAGTCTGAGCAGAGTGTCAACACCGTCTTATCTTGAAGAATTAATTCGCGCTTGCTGGACGACACTTCAACCTTACTCTCTTCAATCTTCCCAATTTCGCTCACTGTTGTGCGATGGCGGAGAGCCGGATCGTTTGAAGACGAAGTTGGTTCTCAACAGGATCATGCATCACGAGAAAGCGTCGTGAAGCAGGAATTCCTAAAGAGACGCTCCGTGTGACTAGTAACATTTAGCGTAAAGCATAATTCTTTCTTGAACCGACCTTGGACCCATGACCCAGATCCAAAATCCAGAATGTCTCTAATTTACACCATTTTGCAACCCTGATCCACGTcgaaattcacgattgttcCAATCAAGCTGTGTTACCCTGGGTggacattcacgattgtacGTCGAATTGGCAGTCAGCTTGCGATAACGATGTGTGTTTAGTTGAAGGGTAGTAATTTTGGTGGTATTTCGATAGCTATGCTGACATGGGAACCGGGACTATTTATGTTCTTTCTTTCGAGGCGTCTTTTTCTGTGACAACCATTTTTCACTTCACTTCTACGCTGCCAGGCCCCAACATTTCTTACTTCAACTTGTTTTTGCCTCTGAATCCATGCTCCAGTTTGGTTCCGAAGCCTTCAGAGCTGAATCTGGCTTGGTAATAGAACGCGTCGCGTCAGAACTTTCACCACCGTCGCTGCTCCATGCTGCTCTGTTGTCTGCATAAGGCAGAACCTTTATAACCTGACCGAATCGCAGTCGTGTTCAGAGTCCAGAGCTCAGCACACGCGCCTTTCCTGGCTTCATAGTGGAATGTATAGGGCTGTAAACTAAGGCGTCCGTCATGGAAGAAGACAGCCCAGAGCCGCCGGAAAGGGAAGCGTGGTGTTACAACTCAGCTTAATATAAATAACACAGTAAAACAATTGGGCTCACATGCCTAAAAGAGGTCTCCGGCCTGGATCCGATTTGACTCGCAAGTTTCAAGAACCTCAGACCAAGCCGCGTAACTGAACTGGCTCGCTCAAAGGTTTATTGTTGAGCTGAATTTGTTCTTCACCGAGGGAATGCTCTGGAGACGGTGGCTCAGTCGACTGCAGATCCAGACAGAGATGGCTCAATGCACTGTACTCATAAGTATCAAATGGTACAATAAATACGTGCTCCCCCTCAAGGGTCGTGACCATCTCGAAGTGCCCGGTGTGCGACGTCGACCAAAGCTTGACCAACATCGGTTTGTACTTATCCCACGCAAAGCTGTCATCTCTTGATTGGCACCACCTCATTTTTGATCGCTTGTCAGAAGATGCAGGCATCTTCGAGGGACTGCAGCGATGGTCCGATTATTCAACCAGTCAGCCAATGTCGTCAACTCGACTTCACTCATCTTCAGCCCACGTTTCTGGCTGTGCCTGTCTGTGTATCGTTCGTGTTGACGAGCTACCGCCGACATGTTGACATTGCGTGGCAacaagcgagcgagcggatggtggtgagaTTTAGGTGATGATCTTGTCGATCAGTGTCTGCCAGAAAGCTGGGTCAAAGTTCTGTTGACCAGGGCCCGACGGCAGCGATGTGTCCTGAGTCTGAGCTGCGCCGTCGAACGCGAGCAgaggctgctgcgacgAGCCATCGGCATACGCTCCAGTTACGGCTGCCAGGCCCGAAGCGGGCAAATTGGAAGAACCATACAAGCAAGGTGCTGTCGTAACACCAGGCTTATTACGAACGTTCTGGCTTTGCATGGAGGTCGGCGTTGCTGAAGTCTGGCTGttctgctgttgttgccaCATACCTCCAccgtcgctgctgatggACTGCGCATTCGACATGAGATCGTCAAGCGATTTAGAGGAAGACGGAAGCTCTTCTTTTGTCGCATAGCTCGAAGAGATTGGGGCAGACTGCGATGTCCAGCCGCTCATGACAGCGCCAAGCGTGAGTCCACCCGTATCCCGGTAGTTGACTCCGTTCACGCTGTTCGCAGTCGAAGCGAAGCCGCCAAGCGAAGCTCCTCCGAGTCCATTGAAGCCGCCGCCAAGCCCTTGACCCATTGGCAAACCTGAAGAGCCAGTGCCGCTTCCTGCAGAGCGAAAGGCACCGCCTAGACTTCCAAGTGAATCCAGACCTAAACTAACACCTGCAGCACCACCTCCGATGCTATTTGCGCCGTTGTAGGCAGCGTCGTAGGATGGCATCGTAGCTGCCGCCCACTCGGCCTGGTACCATGCGTCAAAGAACTGCTGTGCATCTTCGCCGCCTCCATTGGCAGTTGAAGCTGGTGCCAAAGACGGAGTTGATGAAGCATCCGTCAGCGCATCGCCGGCAACGTTAGTGCTTGCGAGCACAGCAGGCAGCGAAGAGGTCGACGGACTGTTCGAGAGACTCTCGGTGGAGCTCATGTGGCCCATGGCATTGCCCAAGCTACGAGGGTTGTGCGTCCAGTCGCCTGAGTCTTGGCGCGACCCAGTAGCAGTTGCAGAAACAGAAGCGGTGCCATAACTGCGTTCAGCCGATGTAGATGCCAAAGTTGGATCTTGGCGTGGCGATCGCGTCACGACGTCGGAGTCAACAGAAGATGGCTGCACTGTACGCGACCTGTCAGCCTCGAAACCGCCTCCTTCACCGTTGACAGATCTCTGAGCACCGAGTCCAAGCAACAGATGAGCGTCTGATTTCTCGTCCCCGCGCTCTGTTTTAGCGTCTTGACTACGCTTGGTCTGTTTTGCTTCGCGAGAATTGGCCTCACCGCGGCGTCCCGTGTCAGTGGATCGAGCCCTTTTCGGAGCTCTTGAAGTAGCGGCATTGGAAGCTGCGGCGCCCTTGGATGTGGCAGCCATGTGTTCGACCTGTTCAATCCTTGATAGAAAGATGCCGATGACGTTTGCTTCGCGAtctcgcatctcgtcgcGTTGACTCGCAGGCCTTGATTGATACTTGTTGACGTAGTGTGCAAGGTGCGCTTTGAGTTTGGGCGCGTCGGGAGCATTCGGATCCATGAGGAGCACCACGCCTACGACGAGCAACGAGTGAAAATACTTGTACGTACCGATCTGGACGCGATAAAGGAGTAAagcctcgtcgtctgtCTTGAACTTTTGGAGGCTCTGCACAAAGTCGCTACGCATTTCCAGGTCATGAAGAGCGGCGTTGAGGCTTGCTTGGCGGCATGGCAAGAATTTGGCACCATTGGGACCGCCAGATCGAAGCAAGTATGGTCGATGGAGTGCAATCCTGACCGAGTTGATCTCGGTGTGCAGAAGGAAGCGATGGACATTGAGGAAGCCGTAGGTTGAGTCGAGCGACTTGTCACATTCGACGCCATCCTTGGTGAGGCGAGCGCGGAAGTAAAAGGGAAGGTTGTCCTGCAATTCGCGCATGCTCTCATCAAGAGCGAGGACGTCGCTGACGTGCACGGGATGTTGCAGATTCTGAAAAGTCGCCAAGATGCGACCTTCGAGTTCAGCGATACGTTGACGGAAGACTGTGTAGCTATATGCAGTAGGAGGCTCGACGCCTGGAGGCAATTTGGGAGGATGCTTGGGCGCTGGGAAGATGTCTTCGTCCATGACGCCGCTGGGCACTTGAGTGTCGCAAACACGATCGTCAATGACCGCAGGACGCCCGGTGTTGagagcaagagctcgatcgaggaAATAGACGGAAGCCCAAACTCGCCTGCGagcctcggtctcggctGGCGAGAGACCCAACTTGGTTCCGTCACGGTGGAGGCCGATACTGAAAGCCGCACGAACAGCGGAAGAGCCAAGAGTATATGCTTCTCCGATGCGGCggtcgagcaagaggaagcggcaagaagcgagCCATGCGACAATCTGATCGACGTCTTCGCGACCCATGATGGAGCTCATCAGCAAAGCTCTGCGACCGGCGTAGTGGTAGCGTCTTGCGGCTTTGAGCCGGTCGTGGGGCCCTTCAGGAAAAAGAGAGTGTTGTACGGAGAGCATGGCGATGGCGCAGACATTGCAAAGCAGTGCAAAGATGTTGATGTTTTGGACATTGATCTTGGGACCAGAGTTCCAGAAGGCTTCGAAGGATTTGCGTAAGCTCTGTTGAGGGAGTGGCTGACGCATCCAGTTGATGTCGTTGAAAAAGTGGTCTACGAGCACGCTGCAGTGAGCGCGAGTGCTGAATGCACCGAGCAGATCCGGAGTAGGAGCAGTGGGGCAGCCGTACTCGGGCATGACAACATCTAGATCGGAGGGACCCTCGAGGGTCCTGATGGGCAAGTTCAGGGGGGTCGCCTTGGTGGAGCTGCCTGGGAGGTCATCGAGAATGGAGCTGATGCGCATATCCATGGAACCGCCGTTGTAAAAGCCGGTCTTGGGGCTGTATCTACCGTCGgtttcgagctcgtcgatgtcgtcatcatcttggTCATTAGGCCGAGCTTGCATCTGCTCGGGAGACTTGAACAGACCAGTGTCGGACGATAGGGGTTTGGAAGAGGGCAAACGATGACTAGGTGTCTGGTCATTGCGAGACGA contains the following coding sequences:
- a CDS encoding uncharacterized protein (related to ASG1 - activator of stress genes), translating into MKISRSLIDDANSRHSEGASSNAATTPEPHHLDSPSDVSRSFSRGTGKRKRVHFACTECYRRKQKCNRETPCQHCIARKIPEQCKTFQPGEETNDVASRLHRVERILDDYLPQLLQQVQHLASAVLPASQHTLQTNRGSDPHPSSSRNDQTPSHRLPSSKPLSSDTGLFKSPEQMQARPNDQDDDDIDELETDGRYSPKTGFYNGGSMDMRISSILDDLPGSSTKATPLNLPIRTLEGPSDLDVVMPEYGCPTAPTPDLLGAFSTRAHCSVLVDHFFNDINWMRQPLPQQSLRKSFEAFWNSGPKINVQNINIFALLCNVCAIAMLSVQHSLFPEGPHDRLKAARRYHYAGRRALLMSSIMGREDVDQIVAWLASCRFLLLDRRIGEAYTLGSSAVRAAFSIGLHRDGTKLGLSPAETEARRRVWASVYFLDRALALNTGRPAVIDDRVCDTQVPSGVMDEDIFPAPKHPPKLPPGVEPPTAYSYTVFRQRIAELEGRILATFQNLQHPVHVSDVLALDESMRELQDNLPFYFRARLTKDGVECDKSLDSTYGFLNVHRFLLHTEINSVRIALHRPYLLRSGGPNGAKFLPCRQASLNAALHDLEMRSDFVQSLQKFKTDDEALLLYRVQIGTYKYFHSLLVVGVVLLMDPNAPDAPKLKAHLAHYVNKYQSRPASQRDEMRDREANVIGIFLSRIEQVEHMAATSKGAAASNAATSRAPKRARSTDTGRRGEANSREAKQTKRSQDAKTERGDEKSDAHLLLGLGAQRSVNGEGGGFEADRSRTVQPSSVDSDVVTRSPRQDPTLASTSAERSYGTASVSATATGSRQDSGDWTHNPRSLGNAMGHMSSTESLSNSPSTSSLPAVLASTNVAGDALTDASSTPSLAPASTANGGGEDAQQFFDAWYQAEWAAATMPSYDAAYNGANSIGGGAAGVSLGLDSLGSLGGAFRSAGSGTGSSGLPMGQGLGGGFNGLGGASLGGFASTANSVNGVNYRDTGGLTLGAVMSGWTSQSAPISSSYATKEELPSSSKSLDDLMSNAQSISSDGGGMWQQQQNSQTSATPTSMQSQNVRNKPGVTTAPCLYGSSNLPASGLAAVTGAYADGSSQQPLLAFDGAAQTQDTSLPSGPGQQNFDPAFWQTLIDKIIT